From the genome of Bacteroides sp. MSB163, one region includes:
- a CDS encoding RagB/SusD family nutrient uptake outer membrane protein — protein MKRLKYLLIAGVSLLLTSCENFLDRQPESSLSGETFWTSEQDLKTWNAGMYDGLQSTLRTNWFYWGELRSGVYAERGTAYDRNLLYNGLNSQSGSSSWSDLYKTIYRANAAIKHIPTSPIGSSVSAPYLGQAYAMRALMYFYAIRVWGGVPKITEPMEDVSSQERYYGRTSVEELKAFILEDIEKALEHIGASTDMSSASKYYLNRGAIMALRVDVLMWYKEYDKALVAANDLLTNYKYSLEPASTYSSMFLNPSSSKEMIFNLFWNYEEDSNGFGYAQELASGSNTIRYHPTKAYYKELVSRKREDNRVTMIMDTFAISYFITPDEMIDESYEKAMNGDYGNAANFQIKCPKFTEYGATANDGRPGYSYVANGSCSTHMPIYRLADILLLKAEALVLGTHKDYQGAINIVNQIRERAGWENTAVLEDYPTEKDLIKLIIDERTIELWAEGKRWFDLVRNDMVKEYLDPYLQNEDLGDQRIPEGFVIGAEKEANQIGGYGRILWPLNQDVFRKNPSMRGQQNKPYEE, from the coding sequence ATGAAAAGATTAAAATATTTACTGATCGCTGGTGTCAGTCTGCTGCTCACTTCTTGTGAGAACTTCTTAGACAGACAACCCGAAAGTTCGCTGTCGGGCGAAACTTTCTGGACTTCGGAACAGGATTTGAAAACCTGGAATGCAGGTATGTATGACGGTCTGCAATCTACCTTACGTACAAACTGGTTCTATTGGGGCGAACTTCGTTCCGGTGTATATGCAGAACGTGGTACGGCTTACGACCGTAACTTACTATACAATGGTTTGAATTCTCAGTCGGGCTCTTCCAGTTGGAGTGATCTTTATAAAACAATTTATCGTGCGAATGCGGCTATTAAGCATATTCCCACCAGCCCTATAGGCAGTTCTGTATCTGCTCCATATTTAGGTCAGGCTTATGCAATGCGTGCATTGATGTATTTTTATGCTATACGTGTATGGGGCGGCGTACCTAAAATCACTGAACCCATGGAAGATGTCTCTTCGCAGGAACGATATTATGGAAGGACTTCTGTAGAAGAATTGAAAGCTTTTATTCTGGAAGATATAGAGAAAGCATTAGAACATATTGGTGCTTCTACAGATATGTCTAGTGCCAGTAAGTACTATTTAAACCGCGGAGCTATTATGGCATTGCGTGTAGATGTATTGATGTGGTATAAGGAATATGACAAAGCGCTCGTAGCTGCTAATGACTTACTGACAAACTATAAATATAGTCTTGAACCGGCATCTACCTATTCCAGTATGTTTTTGAATCCATCAAGTTCTAAAGAAATGATATTCAATCTTTTCTGGAACTATGAAGAAGACAGCAACGGCTTTGGATATGCTCAGGAACTTGCGTCAGGTTCAAACACCATCCGATATCATCCGACAAAAGCATATTATAAGGAATTGGTATCCCGTAAGAGAGAAGATAACCGCGTCACTATGATTATGGATACATTTGCTATCAGCTATTTCATTACTCCTGACGAGATGATAGACGAATCGTATGAAAAAGCAATGAACGGTGATTATGGTAATGCCGCTAATTTCCAGATTAAATGCCCGAAATTCACAGAATACGGAGCAACTGCTAATGATGGCAGGCCCGGATATTCCTATGTTGCTAACGGATCATGTTCTACCCATATGCCAATTTATCGCTTAGCAGATATCTTGTTGCTAAAAGCTGAAGCTTTAGTATTAGGTACGCATAAAGATTATCAAGGCGCGATTAATATCGTCAATCAAATACGTGAACGTGCAGGTTGGGAAAATACTGCAGTTTTAGAGGATTACCCAACCGAAAAAGATTTGATTAAGTTGATTATCGATGAACGTACCATTGAGCTTTGGGCAGAAGGTAAACGTTGGTTTGATTTGGTACGCAATGATATGGTAAAAGAATATTTAGATCCATATTTGCAGAATGAAGACTTGGGTGATCAGAGAATTCCGGAAGGTTTTGTTATTGGTGCTGAGAAAGAAGCTAATCAGATTGGTGGTTACGGCAGAATTTTGTGGCCTCTGAATCAGGATGTATTCCGTAAGAATCCATCTATGAGAGGACAACAGAACAAACCTTATGAAGAATAA
- a CDS encoding glycoside hydrolase family 88/105 protein: MIITRKIIVGVCIVCVAGTSLSSMAQNRVVTQYTAGTVVEGEVTMLVTQETTTRYRRTTSQGVPEAKLGYTPGVTPEYLAIPLSETVMARYPDYRMAYWKDYTYVQGYMFEAIDRLGQLTGDSRYLKYIKKYMDHFVDETGNYKGGGLTNLDNFMTGSAFCTLYGRTGDEKYKKAALQILKAVDQYPSSDGQFWHGNRSPNMWIDGVFMMQMFLIRCAQYVGEADYCYDVACRNIIAAARHLQRPDGLILHAWTTEPEKAVWADKTTGLSPEVWSEGMGWYTLVVPELLALLPKTHPDYQQVLDVYLKMCKGLKEVQDKKTGGWFMVVDKGDNPLNFVDPSGTAMFVYSIQRGVELGLLKAKEYTPVAYRGYQSLFPFIQVNNRGLLDVIGACDGVVIKKNFVEYVTVPKILNAKEAVAGILWAAVIMETEQLKK; encoded by the coding sequence ATGATAATAACACGGAAAATAATAGTAGGAGTTTGTATCGTATGTGTAGCCGGTACGAGTCTTTCTTCCATGGCTCAAAACCGGGTAGTTACTCAATATACAGCCGGTACGGTAGTGGAAGGTGAGGTTACTATGCTGGTTACTCAGGAGACTACTACCCGCTATCGGCGAACTACTTCTCAGGGAGTGCCGGAAGCTAAACTGGGATATACCCCCGGAGTTACTCCGGAATATTTGGCTATACCTTTGTCGGAAACTGTCATGGCGAGATATCCGGATTATCGGATGGCTTACTGGAAAGACTATACATATGTGCAGGGATATATGTTTGAGGCTATAGACCGTTTGGGACAATTGACAGGCGATAGCAGGTATCTGAAATATATAAAGAAATATATGGATCATTTCGTCGATGAAACGGGTAATTACAAAGGAGGTGGATTGACGAATCTCGATAATTTCATGACTGGTTCGGCCTTTTGTACATTATACGGGCGTACGGGTGATGAGAAATACAAGAAAGCTGCCTTGCAAATATTGAAAGCTGTGGATCAATATCCCAGCTCCGATGGACAGTTTTGGCACGGAAACCGAAGTCCTAATATGTGGATAGATGGTGTTTTTATGATGCAGATGTTCCTTATACGTTGTGCACAATATGTGGGGGAAGCCGATTATTGCTATGATGTGGCATGCAGGAATATTATTGCTGCTGCCCGTCATTTGCAACGTCCGGATGGACTTATCCTTCATGCATGGACTACAGAGCCTGAAAAGGCTGTGTGGGCGGATAAAACTACCGGACTGTCACCGGAGGTATGGAGTGAAGGCATGGGGTGGTACACTTTAGTGGTACCTGAACTATTGGCTTTACTACCCAAAACACATCCGGATTATCAGCAGGTTCTTGATGTTTATCTGAAAATGTGTAAAGGGCTGAAAGAAGTGCAAGATAAGAAGACAGGCGGTTGGTTTATGGTTGTGGATAAGGGAGATAATCCTTTAAATTTTGTAGATCCATCCGGAACTGCTATGTTTGTATACTCTATTCAGCGTGGTGTAGAGTTAGGGCTCTTAAAAGCAAAGGAATATACTCCGGTTGCATATAGGGGATATCAAAGTCTCTTTCCTTTTATACAAGTGAATAACAGAGGCTTACTGGATGTGATAGGAGCATGTGATGGAGTTGTGATTAAAAAGAATTTTGTAGAATATGTTACTGTTCCCAAAATATTGAATGCCAAAGAGGCTGTTGCCGGTATATTGTGGGCGGCTGTTATAATGGAAACAGAACAATTGAAAAAATAA
- a CDS encoding SusC/RagA family TonB-linked outer membrane protein, whose protein sequence is MKKKEHKSKSLLWRFFLVLFAFSMSFNLYAQEITTTGTVVDQNGEPLIGVTVSVMKGSNGTITDIDGNFSIKCNKGATLKFSYIGYKDATQVAMGTKMNIVLTEDAQALDEVVVIGYGTVKKRDLTGAISTVNAKTIEERQPTDIFQALQGEVSGLQISNNSGAPGDTGTMLIRGASTMGSGVTPLYIVDGVAVDNISTINPADIESMEILKDAASAAIYGSRSAAGVIIISTKRGKEGAPARISVKYNHSMKKLGHKIDQANAFERYLKERAGNAGTSLWKTSNDSLHPNFMADNDYQDLITRMAHSNQVDINISGAKNKMSYYTSIGYLNEQGIVLNSYLNRVTSRTNVDFAVSDRFKLMSRFNVAYTDKNNINTGGVINQALRRPPQMALYFPDGSYVYNNGGQFNPIADAYERVNKSVSYSVSLYQGAEFQLMKGLIWSANVQGELKVNRNDQLIRGDLVSSGISSGSNDAKIPRKLSAETYINFARDFKDHSVGAMFGTSVEDWRDETFHLEGSDYVSESILTSNAQQVKDLTKTKTTYESHAMASFFGRVNYSYKGKYIFTSNLRYDGSSRFVGNRWGLFPSASVAWRASDEFFFDWAKPVLTDAKFRLSWGTNGNERVGNYESINQYNIGSYYNGVIGVTQTDKLANLDLSWESTEQTNIGLDVTLLDGRVSLVAEYYIKKTKDLLADEVIPSELGVSSMRVNMGNIENKGIELTINATPVQLRDFSWQTTLTYTKNKNKVLKLSEGKSFVEDGKYLIEEGSPLGQWFGQKALGIYATDEANAYIKNSDGSFGDRLIPVYQRDPNNYNNYIYGSNGKPIFSHYETKGGQKYAGDVGQMTTAGSVSKGGDIIWDDLDHDGVIGDSDRRILGNGMPTWYMGWTNYLNYKNFSLSFSFYGSFGNKIYNKQRRDLLQNSSSNMTPLARDCYRLWKYQGQITEVYSSAKATTGVNNARELSSFFLEDGDYIRLTNTRLAYRVDRNLIKRFHISDLQLYVYGNNLLTWTKYKGFDPSSISNSNVLRPGIDNGRYPTAREIGFGLNVNF, encoded by the coding sequence ATGAAAAAGAAAGAACACAAATCGAAATCGCTATTATGGCGGTTTTTCCTCGTTCTGTTTGCATTTTCTATGAGTTTTAATCTATATGCTCAGGAAATAACAACAACTGGTACGGTTGTCGATCAAAATGGGGAACCTCTAATTGGAGTAACGGTTTCCGTTATGAAAGGTAGTAATGGAACAATTACTGATATTGATGGTAACTTCTCTATTAAATGTAACAAAGGTGCTACATTGAAATTTAGCTATATTGGATATAAGGACGCAACGCAGGTGGCAATGGGTACTAAAATGAATATAGTACTAACGGAAGACGCCCAGGCATTGGATGAAGTTGTAGTCATAGGTTATGGTACGGTAAAGAAGAGAGATTTGACAGGTGCTATCTCCACTGTAAATGCCAAAACGATTGAAGAACGTCAACCGACTGATATCTTTCAAGCATTACAGGGGGAAGTGTCCGGTCTGCAGATTTCCAATAACTCAGGTGCTCCTGGAGATACAGGTACTATGCTGATTCGTGGTGCTTCTACTATGGGATCAGGTGTTACTCCGTTATACATTGTAGACGGTGTGGCAGTAGATAATATTTCTACTATCAATCCTGCCGACATTGAAAGCATGGAAATTTTGAAAGATGCTGCTTCAGCCGCTATTTATGGTTCCCGTTCGGCTGCTGGTGTAATTATCATCAGTACTAAACGTGGTAAAGAAGGTGCTCCTGCCAGAATTTCAGTGAAGTATAACCACTCAATGAAGAAGCTAGGACATAAGATTGATCAGGCAAATGCATTTGAACGTTATTTGAAAGAAAGAGCCGGTAATGCAGGAACTTCTTTATGGAAAACCAGTAATGACTCTTTGCATCCCAACTTCATGGCTGATAATGACTATCAGGATTTGATTACTCGTATGGCTCATTCTAACCAGGTTGATATTAATATCAGTGGTGCAAAGAATAAAATGAGTTATTATACAAGTATCGGCTATTTGAACGAGCAAGGTATTGTACTAAATAGTTATTTGAATCGTGTAACTTCCAGAACTAACGTTGATTTCGCTGTGTCGGATCGTTTCAAATTAATGAGCCGTTTCAATGTGGCTTATACTGATAAGAATAACATCAATACCGGTGGTGTAATCAATCAGGCATTACGTCGTCCGCCACAAATGGCACTTTACTTTCCTGACGGATCTTATGTATATAATAATGGTGGTCAGTTCAATCCGATAGCTGATGCTTATGAACGTGTTAATAAAAGTGTTTCCTACTCAGTTTCTTTGTATCAGGGAGCGGAATTTCAGCTTATGAAAGGCTTGATCTGGTCTGCCAATGTACAGGGTGAATTGAAAGTTAACCGTAATGACCAGTTGATCCGTGGAGATTTAGTTTCTTCAGGTATCAGTTCCGGTTCTAATGATGCAAAAATCCCTCGCAAATTATCTGCGGAAACTTACATTAACTTTGCCAGAGATTTCAAAGATCATTCAGTAGGCGCTATGTTCGGTACCAGTGTCGAGGATTGGCGTGATGAAACATTCCACTTAGAAGGTAGCGATTATGTATCAGAATCGATCCTTACTTCTAACGCTCAGCAGGTGAAAGACCTGACAAAAACTAAGACTACTTATGAAAGTCATGCTATGGCATCTTTTTTCGGACGTGTAAACTATAGTTATAAAGGAAAATATATATTTACGTCAAATCTTCGTTATGATGGTTCTTCACGTTTTGTTGGTAACCGTTGGGGATTATTCCCGTCTGCATCTGTTGCATGGCGTGCTTCTGATGAATTCTTCTTTGACTGGGCAAAACCTGTACTGACTGATGCTAAATTCAGACTTAGCTGGGGTACAAATGGTAATGAACGTGTAGGTAACTATGAATCAATTAACCAATATAATATTGGTTCATATTATAATGGCGTCATCGGAGTTACTCAAACGGATAAGCTGGCCAACCTTGATTTGAGTTGGGAATCGACGGAACAAACTAATATTGGTTTGGATGTGACATTACTTGACGGACGAGTTTCTTTAGTGGCAGAATATTATATCAAGAAGACTAAAGATTTGTTGGCCGATGAAGTTATCCCTTCAGAATTAGGTGTTAGTAGTATGCGTGTCAATATGGGTAATATTGAGAATAAAGGTATTGAGCTGACAATAAATGCAACTCCTGTTCAACTTCGTGATTTTTCATGGCAGACCACTCTTACCTATACTAAAAACAAGAATAAAGTATTAAAGCTATCGGAAGGCAAGAGCTTTGTGGAAGATGGTAAATACTTAATTGAAGAAGGTTCGCCTTTGGGACAATGGTTCGGCCAAAAAGCCTTGGGTATTTATGCCACAGATGAAGCAAATGCATATATCAAGAATAGCGACGGTTCATTTGGTGACCGCTTGATTCCTGTGTATCAAAGAGATCCGAATAACTATAATAACTATATTTATGGTTCTAACGGTAAACCCATTTTCTCACACTATGAGACAAAAGGTGGTCAGAAATATGCAGGTGATGTAGGTCAAATGACTACCGCTGGTTCGGTGAGCAAAGGTGGTGATATAATCTGGGATGATTTGGATCATGATGGTGTAATTGGTGATTCGGACAGACGTATTTTGGGTAATGGTATGCCTACATGGTATATGGGATGGACTAACTATTTGAATTACAAGAATTTTTCATTATCCTTCTCGTTCTATGGAAGTTTTGGCAACAAGATTTATAATAAACAACGCCGTGACCTGTTACAAAATTCATCATCGAATATGACTCCATTAGCAAGAGACTGTTATCGTTTGTGGAAATATCAGGGACAAATAACAGAAGTTTATAGTAGTGCCAAAGCAACAACTGGTGTAAACAATGCGCGTGAACTTTCTTCTTTCTTCCTGGAAGATGGCGACTATATTCGCCTTACAAATACTCGTTTAGCTTATAGGGTTGACCGTAATCTTATCAAACGGTTCCATATCTCCGATCTTCAGTTGTATGTATATGGAAACAACCTTCTGACTTGGACAAAATACAAAGGATTTGATCCGTCAAGTATTTCCAATAGCAATGTGCTGCGTCCGGGTATTGATAACGGACGATATCCTACCGCAAGAGAAATTGGTTTCGGACTAAATGTTAACTTTTAA
- a CDS encoding polysaccharide lyase 8 family protein encodes MKVLRKLIIISLLLVSVTVQASGVDELVCIKQNYARMLVPSGKDPFGLLSILSSIQPETEISDQVVVELHQRYPFDLKKIETYLSSFTEAGTWPDINYDDKKRSGWEPKIHAERILELVKLYNSDQTSYYHSSEVEAAIHKALNYWFTAKPVCLNWWYNQIGVPKTLGTAFILFEDQLTPVEKQNAITVMENAKFGMTGQNKVWLAGNVMMRALLQNDYELVKMARDTIASEIVKGGAEGIKDDWCFHQHGAQQQFGNYGLSFVSGMSFFSGLFSGTSLAFDDKQLSILSTLIDKGYRWVIWKGMMDVNALGRQLFHHAPVHKALSLAFAASELGGGESDECVAVATALLRDNYPAPAVNVLTGHKHFWQSDYTIHRRPSWMASIKMASDRIIGTEMMNGDNMKGYYMADGATYIYKDGKEYLDIFPLWDWRKLPGVTAFEDNAPMPLIKSYQPRNKGTFVGAVSDGKQGMTVMELDRSGVKAHKAWVCTDDFILCLGAGIQADSNLVVTTSIEQCHKNGELLSWENARWNVVNTKQSAKGKEQRYFHDHTGYIVWGNTHEVVAETAKRTGSWYDVMQMYHPEETHGEVTAIYLTHGVAPKQGAYQYLILPEMDKENVAAFNLSDIRILRNDATVQAVYSEVNTTCWVAAYQPVQLTVSTDLILNIQTPGIYMIRKNESGRYIISYADPTQQRNVAELELNHKKVRISLPEGKEKGKTTFIVG; translated from the coding sequence ATGAAAGTTTTGCGTAAACTGATTATAATTAGTCTATTACTTGTATCTGTTACTGTACAGGCAAGTGGTGTGGATGAGTTGGTGTGTATCAAGCAAAATTATGCCCGAATGTTGGTTCCTTCCGGTAAAGATCCGTTTGGCTTATTGTCCATCCTTTCGTCTATTCAACCGGAAACAGAGATTTCGGATCAGGTTGTGGTAGAGTTACATCAGCGATATCCTTTTGATTTAAAGAAAATAGAAACTTATCTGTCTTCTTTCACGGAAGCCGGAACATGGCCGGATATTAATTACGATGACAAAAAGCGTTCCGGTTGGGAGCCTAAAATTCATGCGGAACGTATTCTGGAGCTGGTAAAACTCTATAATTCTGATCAGACTTCCTACTATCATTCTTCGGAGGTGGAAGCGGCTATTCATAAAGCTTTGAATTATTGGTTTACTGCTAAACCGGTATGTTTGAACTGGTGGTATAATCAAATAGGTGTTCCTAAAACACTAGGTACGGCTTTTATCTTGTTTGAAGATCAGTTGACCCCTGTGGAGAAACAGAACGCTATTACTGTAATGGAAAATGCTAAGTTTGGAATGACCGGACAGAATAAGGTATGGCTTGCCGGAAATGTGATGATGCGTGCATTATTGCAGAATGATTATGAGTTGGTAAAGATGGCGCGTGATACCATTGCATCTGAAATAGTCAAGGGTGGGGCAGAAGGTATAAAAGACGATTGGTGCTTTCACCAGCATGGCGCTCAGCAGCAGTTTGGTAATTATGGGCTTTCGTTCGTATCTGGAATGAGTTTCTTCTCTGGACTATTTTCAGGGACGTCGTTAGCATTTGATGATAAACAGTTGAGTATTCTGAGTACACTGATTGATAAGGGATATCGTTGGGTTATCTGGAAAGGAATGATGGATGTGAATGCTTTGGGACGTCAACTGTTTCATCATGCTCCCGTACATAAAGCACTGAGTCTTGCATTTGCAGCCTCGGAGTTAGGTGGAGGTGAATCAGATGAGTGCGTGGCTGTGGCAACAGCTTTGCTTCGTGATAATTATCCTGCACCTGCAGTGAATGTGCTTACAGGACATAAGCATTTCTGGCAGTCGGATTATACAATTCATCGCCGTCCTTCCTGGATGGCGTCTATAAAAATGGCTTCTGACCGTATTATCGGTACGGAAATGATGAATGGTGATAATATGAAAGGGTATTATATGGCAGATGGAGCTACTTATATTTATAAAGATGGTAAGGAGTATCTGGATATTTTTCCTCTTTGGGACTGGCGGAAATTACCGGGAGTTACAGCTTTCGAAGATAATGCGCCTATGCCTCTGATTAAAAGTTATCAGCCTCGTAATAAAGGAACTTTTGTAGGAGCTGTTTCGGATGGAAAACAAGGAATGACTGTTATGGAGTTAGATCGTTCCGGAGTGAAGGCTCATAAGGCATGGGTTTGTACGGATGACTTTATTCTTTGTTTGGGAGCTGGCATACAAGCAGATAGTAATCTTGTTGTTACCACTTCTATAGAGCAATGTCATAAAAATGGGGAACTGCTTTCTTGGGAAAATGCACGATGGAATGTTGTGAATACAAAGCAATCTGCTAAGGGAAAGGAACAGCGCTATTTTCATGATCATACAGGATATATTGTATGGGGCAATACTCATGAAGTTGTAGCTGAAACAGCAAAACGTACGGGATCATGGTATGATGTGATGCAAATGTATCACCCGGAAGAAACACATGGAGAGGTGACCGCCATCTATTTGACGCATGGCGTTGCACCTAAGCAAGGCGCATATCAATATTTGATATTGCCCGAAATGGACAAAGAAAATGTGGCTGCTTTTAATTTATCGGATATACGGATACTCCGTAATGATGCTACTGTTCAGGCTGTCTATAGTGAAGTAAATACTACTTGTTGGGTGGCCGCTTATCAGCCGGTACAATTAACTGTAAGTACGGATTTGATATTGAATATTCAAACTCCCGGAATCTATATGATACGGAAAAATGAATCCGGTCGGTACATAATAAGCTATGCCGATCCGACTCAACAGAGAAACGTTGCAGAACTTGAGTTGAATCATAAAAAGGTACGTATTTCTCTTCCAGAAGGAAAAGAGAAGGGGAAAACAACTTTCATAGTGGGTTAA
- a CDS encoding glycosyl hydrolase family 95 catalytic domain-containing protein: MNTHKAFILGVALLSTIGVKAQFAIDNYKAVFTSSPQHVPTTKTPDAPLAGNGDIGITMGGTPDKLCFYIGKNDFWRAYPVYPGGIALPGGLNIEIKELQGSTYYAEQLPGSAEIRTKFTTPHCQLDLSAWVAATDNKIIIELQSDKAVTAHLRLWAAEGNTSTTAGGKDKVMWVSRSFENTELLRWPTHVALALNSSSDEFFLIPGKKVQLVISVYTNHDTPDWKNKAITEAEKVTEKGVEQLRKEHRSWWNHFWKQSHIDIGDSYFEKYYYQSQYLFACSSREGKFAPGIWGPFVTRDEAAWGGDYHLNYNYQAPYWASFSSNHISLTDNFDQPLLDYMEAGRKHAQELLNCKGIYYPVGIGPKGLCTAMWPLTPEEMQEKYSTRENTIDGGYKFLGQKINAVFSVGNMLMRYYSTYDEAYARKVYPYLLACADFWEDYLSLENGRYVIRMDHFNEVMPNKRNGGVWRNRLGDFNSTLSLGLVRMLFQGVMDMSDFLSIDKIRQSRWQDILDKLSEYPLGITEDGRQSLKNMEKGPQDKEVRPSGLNRVSIHGLILPAGVVGPMTDAAFNTILLEDVAHWSEKQRDPNDWGNTSNNGIETCYPGAVRVGYPSDKILSYLKKRIEMDVYPNSWIVQGGGGIETLAAVPLTINEMLLQSYEGVIRVFPNWNQKKDASFENLRAYGAFLVTSTLKEGLIQGVTLVSEKGRICKIENPWKGCPVQVIRENGKADVLYGEYLQILTVAGEKIELNLYTN; encoded by the coding sequence ATGAATACACACAAGGCTTTTATTTTGGGCGTAGCATTGCTGAGCACTATTGGGGTGAAGGCTCAGTTTGCCATTGATAACTATAAAGCTGTCTTTACCTCATCCCCACAGCATGTTCCCACTACCAAAACTCCGGATGCTCCTTTAGCCGGTAATGGAGATATCGGTATCACAATGGGAGGTACTCCTGATAAACTCTGTTTTTATATTGGTAAAAATGATTTTTGGAGGGCTTATCCTGTTTATCCGGGAGGAATTGCGCTTCCGGGTGGACTGAATATAGAGATAAAAGAACTGCAAGGATCTACTTACTATGCGGAACAATTGCCCGGATCTGCTGAAATCAGAACTAAATTCACAACTCCTCATTGTCAGTTGGATTTGTCTGCATGGGTTGCTGCAACGGATAATAAGATTATCATTGAATTGCAATCGGACAAAGCCGTTACTGCCCATTTGCGTCTATGGGCTGCGGAAGGTAATACTTCGACTACTGCGGGAGGCAAAGATAAAGTAATGTGGGTAAGTCGTTCATTTGAAAATACGGAATTGCTGCGTTGGCCTACTCATGTGGCATTGGCTCTAAACTCAAGTTCTGATGAATTCTTCTTGATTCCCGGTAAGAAAGTACAATTGGTTATATCTGTTTATACGAATCATGATACACCGGATTGGAAAAACAAAGCAATTACAGAAGCAGAGAAAGTAACGGAAAAGGGTGTTGAGCAATTACGGAAAGAACACCGTTCCTGGTGGAATCATTTCTGGAAACAGTCTCATATTGATATAGGTGATAGTTATTTTGAAAAGTATTACTATCAGTCGCAATATTTGTTTGCTTGTTCTTCCCGTGAGGGTAAGTTTGCGCCTGGTATATGGGGACCATTTGTTACGCGTGACGAAGCGGCATGGGGAGGTGATTATCATCTGAATTATAATTATCAGGCACCTTACTGGGCGTCATTTTCTTCCAATCATATTAGTCTGACGGATAATTTTGATCAACCTCTATTAGATTATATGGAGGCTGGACGGAAGCATGCACAGGAATTACTGAATTGCAAAGGTATCTATTATCCGGTGGGTATCGGTCCTAAAGGTTTATGTACAGCTATGTGGCCGTTAACTCCTGAAGAAATGCAGGAAAAGTATTCTACTCGTGAAAATACAATTGATGGTGGTTATAAGTTTCTGGGACAGAAAATCAATGCGGTGTTTAGTGTTGGAAATATGTTGATGCGATATTACAGTACGTATGATGAGGCGTATGCCCGTAAAGTATATCCGTATCTTCTGGCCTGTGCGGATTTTTGGGAAGATTATCTCTCTCTAGAGAATGGACGTTATGTCATTCGTATGGATCATTTCAACGAGGTGATGCCTAATAAACGCAATGGAGGTGTCTGGCGTAATCGGTTAGGTGATTTTAATTCAACTCTTTCGTTGGGTTTGGTTCGTATGCTGTTTCAGGGTGTGATGGATATGAGTGATTTCCTTTCCATTGACAAGATACGTCAATCCCGTTGGCAGGATATTTTGGATAAACTGAGTGAATACCCATTGGGAATTACAGAAGACGGACGTCAAAGTTTGAAGAATATGGAGAAGGGACCTCAGGATAAAGAAGTACGCCCATCGGGGCTGAACAGGGTATCTATTCATGGCTTGATTCTCCCCGCAGGTGTTGTGGGACCCATGACAGATGCGGCTTTCAATACTATCTTATTGGAAGATGTGGCACATTGGTCGGAAAAGCAACGTGACCCGAATGATTGGGGAAATACATCTAATAATGGAATTGAAACTTGTTATCCCGGAGCTGTACGTGTGGGGTATCCCTCGGATAAGATTCTATCTTATTTGAAGAAGCGGATTGAGATGGATGTATATCCCAATTCCTGGATTGTGCAAGGTGGGGGAGGCATCGAAACTTTAGCCGCTGTGCCTCTTACTATTAATGAGATGTTGTTACAAAGCTATGAGGGGGTTATTCGTGTTTTCCCCAATTGGAATCAGAAGAAGGATGCATCTTTTGAGAATCTGAGAGCTTATGGTGCGTTTTTGGTTACTTCTACTTTGAAAGAAGGACTAATTCAGGGAGTAACTCTGGTTAGTGAGAAAGGACGTATCTGTAAAATAGAGAATCCATGGAAAGGATGCCCTGTGCAAGTTATCCGGGAAAACGGAAAAGCAGACGTTCTCTATGGAGAATATCTGCAAATACTGACTGTAGCGGGTGAAAAAATTGAACTGAATTTATATACAAACTAA